One Pecten maximus chromosome 7, xPecMax1.1, whole genome shotgun sequence genomic window carries:
- the LOC117331480 gene encoding uncharacterized protein LOC117331480 isoform X3: protein MKSYTITLSITSNVHQLHCQSHQCTSITLSITSNVHQLHCQLHQCTSITLSITSMYINYTVNHINYTVNHIKCTSTTLSITSNVHQLHQLYISYTVNYINYTVNYIKCTSITLSITYIHQLHCQLHQMYINYTANHINVHKLHCQSHQLHCQSHQMYINYTVNHIKCTSITLSITSIYINYTVNHIKRTSITLSITPMYINYAVNRIKCTSVTLSITSNYINNAANYINIHQLRCQSHQCTSITLSITSMYINYAVNYINHTVDYINVHQLHCQLHQLHCQLHQCTSITLSITSNVHQLHCRSHQCTSITLSVTSMYINYLVNYINVHQLHCQLHQCTS from the exons ATGAAAAGTTACACAATTACACTGTCAATCAC ATCAAATGTACATCAATTACACTGTCAATCACATCAATGTACATCAATTACACTGTCAATTACATCAAATGTACATCAGTTACACTGTCAATTACATCAATGTACATCAATTACACTTTCAATCACATCAATGTACATCAATTACACTGTCAATCACATCAATTACACTGTCAATCACATCAAATGTACATCAACTACACTGTCAATCACATCAAATGTACATCAATTACATCAACTATACATCAGTTACACTGTCAATTACATCAATTACACTGTCAATTACATCAAATGTACATCAATTACACTGTCaatcacatacatacatcaatTACACTGTCAATTACAtcaaatgtacataaattacACTGCCAatcacatcaatgtacataaattaCACTGTCAATCACATCAATTACACTGTCAATCACATCAAATGTACATCAACTACACTGTCAATCACATCAAATGTACATCAATTACACTGTCAATTAC atcaatatacatcaaTTACACTGTTAATCACATCAAACGTACATCAATTACACTGTCAATTACACCAATGTACATCAATTACGCTGTCAATCGCATCAAATGTACATCAGTTACACTGTCGATCACATCAAATTACATCAATAACGCTGCCaattacatcaatatacatcaaTTACGCTGTCAATCACATCAATGTACATCAATTACGCTGTCAATTACATCAATGTACATCAATTACGCTGTAAATTAC ATCAATCACACTGTCGATTACATCAATGTACATCAATTACACTGTCAATTACATCAATTACACTGTCAATTACACCAATGTACATCAATTACGCTGTCAATCACATCAAATGTACATCAGTTACACTGTCGATCACATCAATGTACATCAATTACGCTGTCAGTTACATCAATGTACATCAATTACCTTGTCAATTACATCAATGTACATCAGTTACACTGTCAATTACATCAATGTACATCATGA
- the LOC117331480 gene encoding uncharacterized protein LOC117331480 isoform X1, translating to MKSYTITLSITSNVHQLHCQSHQCTSITLSITSNVHQLHCQLHQCTSITLSITSMYINYTVNHINYTVNHIKCTSTTLSITSNVHQLHQLYISYTVNYINYTVNYIKCTSITLSITYIHQLHCQLHQMYINYTANHINVHKLHCQSHQLHCQSHQMYINYTVNHIKCTSITLSITSIYINYTVNHIKRTSITLSITPMYINYAVNRIKCTSVTLSITSNYINNAANYINIHQLRCQSHQCTSITLSITSMYINYAVNYINVHQLHCQLHQSHCRLHQCTSITLSITSITLSITPMYINYAVNHIKCTSVTLSITSMYINYAVSYINVHQLPCQLHQCTSVTLSITSMYIMTCIIRITSGL from the exons ATGAAAAGTTACACAATTACACTGTCAATCAC ATCAAATGTACATCAATTACACTGTCAATCACATCAATGTACATCAATTACACTGTCAATTACATCAAATGTACATCAGTTACACTGTCAATTACATCAATGTACATCAATTACACTTTCAATCACATCAATGTACATCAATTACACTGTCAATCACATCAATTACACTGTCAATCACATCAAATGTACATCAACTACACTGTCAATCACATCAAATGTACATCAATTACATCAACTATACATCAGTTACACTGTCAATTACATCAATTACACTGTCAATTACATCAAATGTACATCAATTACACTGTCaatcacatacatacatcaatTACACTGTCAATTACAtcaaatgtacataaattacACTGCCAatcacatcaatgtacataaattaCACTGTCAATCACATCAATTACACTGTCAATCACATCAAATGTACATCAACTACACTGTCAATCACATCAAATGTACATCAATTACACTGTCAATTAC atcaatatacatcaaTTACACTGTTAATCACATCAAACGTACATCAATTACACTGTCAATTACACCAATGTACATCAATTACGCTGTCAATCGCATCAAATGTACATCAGTTACACTGTCGATCACATCAAATTACATCAATAACGCTGCCaattacatcaatatacatcaaTTACGCTGTCAATCACATCAATGTACATCAATTACGCTGTCAATTACATCAATGTACATCAATTACGCTGTAAATTACATCAATGTACATCAGTTACACTGTCAATTACATCAATCACACTGTCGATTACATCAATGTACATCAATTACACTGTCAATTACATCAATTACACTGTCAATTACACCAATGTACATCAATTACGCTGTCAATCACATCAAATGTACATCAGTTACACTGTCGATCACATCAATGTACATCAATTACGCTGTCAGTTACATCAATGTACATCAATTACCTTGTCAATTACATCAATGTACATCAGTTACACTGTCAATTACATCAATGTACATCATGACCTGTATCATCAGGATCACATCAGGACTCTGA
- the LOC117331480 gene encoding uncharacterized protein LOC117331480 isoform X2, with translation MYINYTVNHIKCTSITLSITSMYINYTVNYIKCTSVTLSITSMYINYTFNHINVHQLHCQSHQLHCQSHQMYINYTVNHIKCTSITSTIHQLHCQLHQLHCQLHQMYINYTVNHIHTSITLSITSNVHQLHCQSHQMYINYTVNHIKCTSITLSITSIYINYTVNHIKRTSITLSITPMYINYAVNRIKCTSVTLSITSNYINNAANYINIHQLRCQSHQCTSITLSITSMYINYAVNYINVHQLHCQLHQSHCRLHQCTSITLSITSITLSITPMYINYAVNHIKCTSVTLSITSMYINYAVSYINVHQLPCQLHQCTSVTLSITSMYIMTCIIRITSGL, from the exons ATGTACATCAATTACACTGTCAATCACATCAAATGTACATCAATTACACTGTCAATCACATCAATGTACATCAATTACACTGTCAATTACATCAAATGTACATCAGTTACACTGTCAATTACATCAATGTACATCAATTACACTTTCAATCACATCAATGTACATCAATTACACTGTCAATCACATCAATTACACTGTCAATCACATCAAATGTACATCAACTACACTGTCAATCACATCAAATGTACATCAATTACATCAACTATACATCAGTTACACTGTCAATTACATCAATTACACTGTCAATTACATCAAATGTACATCAATTACACTGTCaatcacatacatacatcaatTACACTGTCAATTACAtcaaatgtac ATCAATTACACTGTCAATCACATCAAATGTACATCAACTACACTGTCAATCACATCAAATGTACATCAATTACACTGTCAATTAC atcaatatacatcaaTTACACTGTTAATCACATCAAACGTACATCAATTACACTGTCAATTACACCAATGTACATCAATTACGCTGTCAATCGCATCAAATGTACATCAGTTACACTGTCGATCACATCAAATTACATCAATAACGCTGCCaattacatcaatatacatcaaTTACGCTGTCAATCACATCAATGTACATCAATTACGCTGTCAATTACATCAATGTACATCAATTACGCTGTAAATTACATCAATGTACATCAGTTACACTGTCAATTACATCAATCACACTGTCGATTACATCAATGTACATCAATTACACTGTCAATTACATCAATTACACTGTCAATTACACCAATGTACATCAATTACGCTGTCAATCACATCAAATGTACATCAGTTACACTGTCGATCACATCAATGTACATCAATTACGCTGTCAGTTACATCAATGTACATCAATTACCTTGTCAATTACATCAATGTACATCAGTTACACTGTCAATTACATCAATGTACATCATGACCTGTATCATCAGGATCACATCAGGACTCTGA
- the LOC117331480 gene encoding uncharacterized protein LOC117331480 isoform X4: MYINYTVNYIKCTSVTLSITSMYINYTFNHINVHQLHCQSHQLHCQSHQMYINYTVNHIKCTSITSTIHQLHCQLHQLHCQLHQMYINYTVNHIHTSITLSITSNVHQLHCQSHQMYINYTVNHIKCTSITLSITSIYINYTVNHIKRTSITLSITPMYINYAVNRIKCTSVTLSITSNYINNAANYINIHQLRCQSHQCTSITLSITSMYINYAVNYINVHQLHCQLHQSHCRLHQCTSITLSITSITLSITPMYINYAVNHIKCTSVTLSITSMYINYAVSYINVHQLPCQLHQCTSVTLSITSMYIMTCIIRITSGL, from the exons ATGTACATCAATTACACTGTCAATTACATCAAATGTACATCAGTTACACTGTCAATTACATCAATGTACATCAATTACACTTTCAATCACATCAATGTACATCAATTACACTGTCAATCACATCAATTACACTGTCAATCACATCAAATGTACATCAACTACACTGTCAATCACATCAAATGTACATCAATTACATCAACTATACATCAGTTACACTGTCAATTACATCAATTACACTGTCAATTACATCAAATGTACATCAATTACACTGTCaatcacatacatacatcaatTACACTGTCAATTACAtcaaatgtac ATCAATTACACTGTCAATCACATCAAATGTACATCAACTACACTGTCAATCACATCAAATGTACATCAATTACACTGTCAATTAC atcaatatacatcaaTTACACTGTTAATCACATCAAACGTACATCAATTACACTGTCAATTACACCAATGTACATCAATTACGCTGTCAATCGCATCAAATGTACATCAGTTACACTGTCGATCACATCAAATTACATCAATAACGCTGCCaattacatcaatatacatcaaTTACGCTGTCAATCACATCAATGTACATCAATTACGCTGTCAATTACATCAATGTACATCAATTACGCTGTAAATTACATCAATGTACATCAGTTACACTGTCAATTACATCAATCACACTGTCGATTACATCAATGTACATCAATTACACTGTCAATTACATCAATTACACTGTCAATTACACCAATGTACATCAATTACGCTGTCAATCACATCAAATGTACATCAGTTACACTGTCGATCACATCAATGTACATCAATTACGCTGTCAGTTACATCAATGTACATCAATTACCTTGTCAATTACATCAATGTACATCAGTTACACTGTCAATTACATCAATGTACATCATGACCTGTATCATCAGGATCACATCAGGACTCTGA
- the LOC117331480 gene encoding uncharacterized protein LOC117331480 isoform X5, which produces MYINYTVNHINYTVNHIKCTSTTLSITSNVHQLHQLYISYTVNYINYTVNYIKCTSITLSITYIHQLHCQLHQMYINYTANHINVHKLHCQSHQLHCQSHQMYINYTVNHIKCTSITLSITSIYINYTVNHIKRTSITLSITPMYINYAVNRIKCTSVTLSITSNYINNAANYINIHQLRCQSHQCTSITLSITSMYINYAVNYINVHQLHCQLHQSHCRLHQCTSITLSITSITLSITPMYINYAVNHIKCTSVTLSITSMYINYAVSYINVHQLPCQLHQCTSVTLSITSMYIMTCIIRITSGL; this is translated from the exons ATGTACATCAATTACACTGTCAATCACATCAATTACACTGTCAATCACATCAAATGTACATCAACTACACTGTCAATCACATCAAATGTACATCAATTACATCAACTATACATCAGTTACACTGTCAATTACATCAATTACACTGTCAATTACATCAAATGTACATCAATTACACTGTCaatcacatacatacatcaatTACACTGTCAATTACAtcaaatgtacataaattacACTGCCAatcacatcaatgtacataaattaCACTGTCAATCACATCAATTACACTGTCAATCACATCAAATGTACATCAACTACACTGTCAATCACATCAAATGTACATCAATTACACTGTCAATTAC atcaatatacatcaaTTACACTGTTAATCACATCAAACGTACATCAATTACACTGTCAATTACACCAATGTACATCAATTACGCTGTCAATCGCATCAAATGTACATCAGTTACACTGTCGATCACATCAAATTACATCAATAACGCTGCCaattacatcaatatacatcaaTTACGCTGTCAATCACATCAATGTACATCAATTACGCTGTCAATTACATCAATGTACATCAATTACGCTGTAAATTACATCAATGTACATCAGTTACACTGTCAATTACATCAATCACACTGTCGATTACATCAATGTACATCAATTACACTGTCAATTACATCAATTACACTGTCAATTACACCAATGTACATCAATTACGCTGTCAATCACATCAAATGTACATCAGTTACACTGTCGATCACATCAATGTACATCAATTACGCTGTCAGTTACATCAATGTACATCAATTACCTTGTCAATTACATCAATGTACATCAGTTACACTGTCAATTACATCAATGTACATCATGACCTGTATCATCAGGATCACATCAGGACTCTGA